A stretch of the Elephas maximus indicus isolate mEleMax1 chromosome 3, mEleMax1 primary haplotype, whole genome shotgun sequence genome encodes the following:
- the GPX4 gene encoding phospholipid hydroperoxide glutathione peroxidase, whose product MSFSRLCRLLKPALLCGAFAAPGLASTMCASREDWRCARSMHEFSAKDIDGHMVSLDKYRGFVCIVTNVASQUGKTEVNYTQLVDLHARYAECGLRILAFPCNQFGRQEPGSNAEIKEFAAGYNVKFDMFSKVCVNGDDAHPLWKWMKVQPKGRGILGNAIKWNFTKFLIDKNGCVVKRYGPMEEPLVIEKDLPCYL is encoded by the exons ATGAGCTTCAGCCGCCTCTGCCGCCTGCTGAAGCCGGCGCTGCTGTGCGGAGCCTTCGCGGCGCCCGGCCTGGCCAGCACCATG TGCGCGTCCCGTGAGGACTGGCGCTGCGCCCGCTCCATGCATGAGTTCTCTGCCAAGGACATCGACGGGCACATGGTGAGCCTGGACAAGTACCG GGGCTTCGTGTGCATCGTCACCAACGTGGCCTCGCAATGAGGCAAGACAGAGGTAAACTATACTCAGCTCGTCGACCTGCACGCCCGATATGCTGAGTGTGGTTTACGGATCCTGGCCTTCCCCTGCAACCAGTTTGGGAGGCAG GAGCCAGGGAGTAACGCGGAGATTAAAGAGTTCGCCGCCGGCTATAACGTCAAATTTGATATGTTCAGCAAAGTCTGTGTGAATGGGGACGACGCCCACCCCCTGTGGAAGTGGATGAAAGTCCAGCCCAAGGGGCGGGGCATCCTGGGGAA CGCAATCAAATGGAACTTCACCAAG TTTCTCATCGACAAGAACGGCTGTGTGGTGAAGCGGTACGGTCCCATGGAGGAGCCCCTG GTGATCGAGAAGGACCTGCCCTGCTACCTCTAG